From a region of the Pieris brassicae chromosome 13, ilPieBrab1.1, whole genome shotgun sequence genome:
- the LOC123717630 gene encoding transport and Golgi organization protein 11, with product MQYTSDEAYARLISHNMTVPHRIKATGDVVDEENTPNGIISGWDYANEKFDMKVPERILVMGQDQHIGTKAPPREIQLDNAVLPTDPGMIRVTTPPRVITLDQHYFPSADDFLPGSANSPPRNARAVRSQEVARQILPHSDILNESTMTESRLVLRDPTPPISNGEGLSAAEELVHLRRQIAKLNRRVMSIEAETLQRQQKEKIAYAISIAYLLFKVIAWLNRS from the exons ATGCAGTACACATCAGACGAAGCTTATGCAAGGCTTATAAGTCATAATATGACTGTGCCACACAGAATAAAG GCAACAGGAGATGTAGTTGATGAGGAGAATACTCCAAATGGAATTATTTCTGGATGGGACTATGCTAATGAAAAATTTGACATGAAGGTTCCTGAGAGGATTCTTGTCATGGGACAAGATCAGCATATTG GGACAAAAGCACCACCTAGAGAAATTCAGTTGGACAATGCAGTATTACCAACTGACCCTGGAATGATACGAGTGACCACCCCACCACGTGTTATTACACTGGACCAGCACTACTTCCCATCAGCTGATGATTTTCTTCCTGGTTCTGCTAACTCTCCACCAAGAAATGCTAGAGCTGTTCGTTCTCAAGAAGTTGCCCGTCAAATTCTACCCCATTCTGACATTCTTAATGAGTCAACCATGACGGAATCGCGTCTAGTTTTGAg aGATCCAACTCCACCCATAAGTAATGGTGAGGGTTTGTCTGCCGCTGAGGAACTTGTGCATCTTCGCCGTCAAATTGCTAAACTCAATCGTCGTGTTATGTCTATTGAAGCTGAAACACTTCAAAGAcaacaaaaggaaaaaattgCTTATGCAATAAGTATTgcttatttgttatttaaagtgATTGCTTGGCTCAATAGATCCTAA
- the LOC123717629 gene encoding 4'-phosphopantetheine phosphatase, with amino-acid sequence MEHFGLSHILCEPDKYSPDTLDLLVDDEAREYWLNTCEKLVDKYVNFALTRKDDPTIEIRALKFKTCYVEALKEIRVNPLAHGHLTIRLLLDINETCLRAQGFFDLWKQQKKYENDTALAQLASRLAEIDAILDDSHKWIALCSGVLAGNMFDWGAQAVTSILDSGLYEALEKIQKRPWLCDGFDLWLNKLQNTVHHCAAVFVDNSGVDVVLGILPFVRGLLLRGTSVMLCANEWPALNDITNSELESVIQSASLICPIIAAASASGNLVVRSNGQRGPCLDLRTITIDLATEMKMRGVDLIVLEGMGRALHTNLNACLAVDSLKLAVVKNAWLAERLGGPLFSVIFKYEDKPTHMMP; translated from the exons atggAACATTTTGGTTTGTCGCACATATTATGCGAGCCAGATAAATATAGTCCAGATACTTTGGACTTATTAGTAGATGACGAAGCAAGAGAATATTGGTTAAATACATGTGAAAAACTTGTAGACAAGTATGTAAATTTTGCCTTAACTCGGAAAGATGATCCCACAATTGAAATACGAGCACTCAAGTTTAAAACATGTTATGTGGAggcattaaaagaaataagagTAAATCCACT aGCTCACGGACACTTAACTATACGCTTATTACTGGATATTAATGAAACTTGTCTTCGAGCTCAAGGATTTTTTGATTTGTGGAAACAGCAGAAAAAGTATGAAAATGATACTGCTCTAGCTCAGCTTGCATCAAGACTAGCTGAAATAGATGCCATACTAGATGATAGTCACAAATGGATTGCACTATGTAGTGGAGTACTAGCAg gtAATATGTTTGATTGGGGGGCCCAAGCTGTAACATCAATATTAGATAGTGGACTATATGAAGCACTGGAAAAGATACAAAAGCGTCCCTGGCTGTGTGATGGATTTGACCTATGGCTGAATAAATTACAG AATACAGTTCATCATTGTGCTGCGGTTTTTGTAGATAACAGTGGTGTTGATGTTGTATTAGGAATTTTACCATTTGTCAGAGGGCTCTTGCTACGAGGAACATCAGTTATGCTATGTGCAAATGAATGGCCTGCTTTAAATGATATTACAAATTCTGAGTTGGAGAGTGTAATTCAGAGTGCATCCCTAATATGTCCGATTATCGCTGCGGCCAGTGCCTCTGGTAATCTAGTTGTAAGATCCAATGGCCAAAGGGGACCATGTCTCGATTTAAGAACAATTACTATAG ATCTTGCCACTGAGATGAAAATGAGAGGAGtagatttaattgtattagaaGGAATGGGGAGAGCTCTACATACAAATCTGAATGCTTGTCTAGCAGTAGACTCATTAAAATTAGCGGTCGTAAAAAATGCATGGCTTGCAGAACGGCTTGGTGGACCCCttttttctgttatttttaaatatgaagatAAACCTACACATATGAtgccataa